The genomic region AGAAAGAAGAAGGTTGAAGAGGAAATGGAGCTTGAACAAGAACCGTTGCCTATTCATATTCCTGATGTAAATGAAAGCACTGAAACAGAATCTTCCCTGAGAAGAAAACAAATAGAGAAAATGGCGAAAGAAAATCCAGATGAATTCGCTAAATTACTACGCACTTGGTTAACTGAAGAGTAGGAGGAATTGACAATGAATAAAAATAATCAATTAACAGGAAAGCAAAAAGCCGCTATCCTCCTTATCTCATTAGGTACAGATGTCGCCTCATCGGTCTATCAACATTTATCAGAAGAAGAAATAGAAAAACTAACGCTTGAAATTTCAGGGGTAAAAAAAGTTCAAGCGGAATCGAAAGAAGACATATTAGAAGAATTTCATAGCCTTGCTCTTGCTCAAGACTATATTAGTCAAGGTGGTATTGGCTATGCCAAAAGGGTACTCGAAAAAGCGTTAGGAGCAGAGCAAGCAACGAATATCATCAATCGACTGACGTCATCGCTGCAAGTGAAACCATTTGATTTTGCGAGAAAAGCTGATGCAGCTCAAATATTAAATTTTATTCAAAACGAACACCCGCAAACGATTGCTCTTATTCTGTCATATTTAGATCCGCAACCAGCAGGACAAATATTATCTGAACTACCTCAAGAGGTTCAAGCGGATATTGCGAAAAGGATTGCCTTAATGGATAGTACTTCA from Bacillus spongiae harbors:
- the fliG gene encoding flagellar motor switch protein FliG encodes the protein MNKNNQLTGKQKAAILLISLGTDVASSVYQHLSEEEIEKLTLEISGVKKVQAESKEDILEEFHSLALAQDYISQGGIGYAKRVLEKALGAEQATNIINRLTSSLQVKPFDFARKADAAQILNFIQNEHPQTIALILSYLDPQPAGQILSELPQEVQADIAKRIALMDSTSPEIISEVEAILERKLSATVTQDYTQTGGVETVVEVLNGVDRSTEKTILDSLEIQDPELAEEIKKRMFVFEDIVTLDNRAIQRVIRDCENEDLLLSLKVSSEEVKGVIYKNISKRMVDSFKEEMEFMGPVRLRDVEEAQSRIVAIIRRLEDAGEIIIARGGGDDIIV